From Enterococcus mundtii, the proteins below share one genomic window:
- a CDS encoding sugar ABC transporter ATP-binding protein: MEKERLFSMSNIEKSFGPVHVLKKARLEINKGEIHAFMGENGAGKSTLMNILAGLIDKDEGEIIFEGKEIPKMTPDFAQELGIAFVHQELNLAEDLSVAENIFIGRLPYKNKALGIVDFKKLYEDTQQWLNLVGSAISPTTLVASLSTANKQLVEIARALSLNAKVIIFDEPTTSLSEKDVEVLFIIIRRLKEKGVSSIYISHRMKEIFELGERITIMRDGEYILTDEVKNLSEEAIIARLVGREINDLYPKQPTQLGETYLQVLNLSDSFGRVKNVSFQARRGEVLGFAGLVGSGRTETMRLIFGADRAKSGEIKLANQPVVIKSPVDAIRQGIGLLTEDRKHQGLFLGLSIQDNITITNLGGFVLKHESLNQTAHQFVQDVKIKISDIARPVASLSGGNQQKVVLAKWLNTTNQVYIFDEPTKGIDVGAKSEIYTIINELARQGKTILIVSSEIPELLGICDRIHVFREGEITGEVVVAEYQGRKDEAQELIMTYATLNEH, translated from the coding sequence ATGGAAAAAGAACGTTTATTTTCAATGTCTAATATTGAAAAAAGTTTTGGCCCTGTCCACGTCTTGAAAAAAGCAAGACTTGAGATAAATAAAGGCGAGATCCATGCTTTTATGGGAGAAAACGGAGCCGGTAAGTCTACTTTAATGAACATTCTTGCGGGATTGATTGATAAGGACGAAGGAGAAATCATATTTGAAGGGAAAGAAATCCCTAAAATGACTCCTGACTTCGCACAAGAATTAGGGATTGCCTTTGTTCATCAAGAATTGAATCTAGCAGAAGATTTGTCTGTGGCAGAAAATATTTTTATTGGTCGTTTGCCCTATAAGAATAAGGCGCTAGGAATTGTTGACTTCAAAAAATTATATGAAGACACGCAACAATGGCTGAATCTAGTGGGATCTGCGATTTCTCCTACTACACTGGTTGCTTCGCTGTCTACTGCCAATAAACAATTAGTTGAAATTGCCAGAGCGCTTAGTTTGAATGCTAAAGTGATCATTTTTGATGAGCCGACGACTTCTTTGTCTGAAAAAGATGTCGAAGTTTTGTTTATTATCATTCGCAGATTGAAGGAAAAAGGTGTATCAAGTATTTACATCTCTCATCGGATGAAAGAGATCTTTGAATTAGGTGAACGAATCACGATCATGCGCGACGGAGAATATATCTTGACCGATGAAGTGAAAAACTTGTCTGAAGAAGCGATCATCGCTCGCTTAGTTGGGCGAGAAATCAACGATCTGTATCCGAAACAACCTACCCAATTAGGAGAAACTTACTTACAAGTTTTGAATCTTTCTGATTCTTTTGGGCGGGTGAAAAATGTTAGCTTCCAGGCAAGACGAGGGGAAGTATTGGGCTTTGCGGGGTTAGTAGGAAGTGGTCGAACCGAAACGATGCGATTGATTTTCGGTGCAGATCGAGCAAAATCTGGTGAAATCAAATTGGCGAACCAGCCGGTAGTGATCAAGTCACCGGTGGATGCGATTCGTCAAGGAATTGGACTACTAACGGAAGACCGTAAACATCAAGGCTTGTTTCTTGGTCTCTCGATCCAAGACAATATCACGATAACGAATCTAGGTGGATTTGTATTAAAACATGAATCACTTAATCAAACGGCTCATCAGTTTGTACAAGACGTGAAGATCAAGATCAGCGATATTGCGCGTCCAGTTGCCAGTCTCTCTGGTGGGAATCAGCAAAAAGTCGTTTTAGCAAAATGGTTGAATACCACAAATCAAGTATATATTTTTGATGAACCGACAAAAGGTATTGATGTGGGGGCAAAATCAGAAATCTATACGATCATCAATGAGTTGGCACGCCAAGGGAAAACGATTTTGATCGTCTCTTCAGAAATCCCTGAATTATTAGGGATCTGCGATCGAATCCATGTTTTTCGTGAAGGTGAGATTACAGGAGAAGTCGTCGTCGCTGAGTATCAGGGCAGAAAAGATGAGGCGCAAGAATTGATTATGACCTATGCTACGCTTAATGAGCATTAA
- a CDS encoding sugar ABC transporter substrate-binding protein, with protein sequence MLKKSFWVISMFVALLLVGTGCSTSDSADADSEKTLYFIPIVDTGAYWNPMKKGAEDAAQELGYTLVTKTSPSAEPSKKEKHIGFIREAVAKNVAGIAIAPIEKKAFVDPIKAAMDKNIPVITFDADLENPEDRTAYVGTDNVSAGKELGLRAAEEMKAKGITGGSIAIVCVDVAQPTMIDREKGLKEGFAEIYGKDAENFKFLATIQDNDQPSESKKQLEGYIAANRDLVTVFSLGSEGPNVGVMSALESQGKAGQVLHYGFDYTDTWLSGVADERITAIVDQDAYQIGYQVIENLVKAIDGETIDATIPIDVNYVLAEELEEYGKEKSKVKTDSVEDSSVESTEETE encoded by the coding sequence ATGTTAAAAAAATCATTTTGGGTCATCAGTATGTTCGTTGCGTTATTATTAGTTGGTACAGGATGTAGTACGAGTGATTCTGCGGATGCAGATAGTGAAAAGACCTTGTATTTCATTCCAATCGTAGACACCGGAGCTTATTGGAACCCCATGAAAAAAGGAGCAGAAGATGCGGCACAAGAATTGGGCTATACATTGGTCACGAAAACATCTCCTTCTGCTGAACCAAGTAAGAAAGAGAAACATATCGGCTTTATCAGAGAAGCAGTTGCCAAAAACGTAGCAGGAATCGCCATTGCACCGATTGAGAAAAAAGCGTTTGTTGATCCAATCAAAGCAGCCATGGATAAAAATATTCCAGTCATCACCTTTGATGCCGATTTAGAAAATCCAGAAGATCGGACAGCTTACGTCGGTACAGACAATGTCTCAGCTGGAAAAGAATTAGGGTTACGTGCTGCTGAAGAAATGAAGGCAAAAGGCATTACCGGCGGTTCGATCGCAATCGTTTGTGTGGACGTCGCACAACCAACTATGATCGATCGTGAAAAAGGACTGAAAGAAGGTTTTGCAGAGATCTATGGAAAAGATGCTGAGAACTTTAAGTTTTTAGCGACGATTCAAGACAATGATCAACCATCAGAATCTAAAAAACAATTAGAAGGCTACATTGCGGCGAATAGAGACTTAGTCACTGTCTTTTCATTAGGTTCAGAAGGGCCGAATGTTGGTGTGATGAGTGCGTTAGAATCTCAAGGAAAAGCAGGACAAGTGCTTCATTATGGATTTGATTATACGGACACTTGGTTAAGCGGAGTAGCGGACGAACGAATCACAGCGATTGTTGACCAAGATGCGTACCAAATCGGTTATCAAGTGATCGAGAATTTAGTGAAAGCAATCGACGGTGAAACAATTGACGCAACGATTCCGATCGATGTCAACTATGTGTTAGCGGAAGAGTTAGAAGAGTATGGAAAAGAAAAAAGTAAAGTGAAAACAGACTCAGTAGAAGATTCTTCGGTAGAAAGTACAGAAGAAACAGAATAA
- a CDS encoding MutS-related protein: protein MSQTEFIMLLIVGIIGILIVLEINSRKKLRADVRYKWGKLPYQVRFDKEESLKEAWQTEKKFRTWDSEVDDLTWYDLDMFEVFETVNHTYSSVGSEALYQRLRNFDFGQDQRLEKLITFYQENPKLREEIQYQFARLGKKDRNFAKQYLADGKSKRIGHIGLFAFLGMLPLIGLGLFLLGQVIGIYIAIISVLFNTVYYLIKKQTLETELNSMSYLVSTISAAKKIATFATPLQAELQKNVQPLKEIPKFGFSFRVKNGSEAELFFDYFNMMFMLPFISYHFVISRLEKKTEQAIQLWQLLGELEVAAAVLNYRTYMPYSCQPVFAEGGIMAEDTYHPLIAEAVVNPIDWQQNTLVTGSNASGKSTYVKSIAINCILAQTIQTTLAESFTIQPGHVLTSMAIEDNLFEGDSYFVSEIKSIKRLLQQVETKERCYCFVDEILKGTNTIERIASSAAIVNWLSDYPSLAFVATHDIELTEILKKDCANVHFEEQVTPEKGISFDFKLKQGPAKTRNAIALLDVLKYPTAIVKEAQAEAAFFDQHRQWRVVE from the coding sequence ATGAGTCAAACAGAATTTATCATGCTCCTGATCGTCGGCATCATTGGAATCTTAATTGTCTTAGAAATCAATTCGCGAAAGAAATTAAGAGCAGATGTCCGTTACAAATGGGGGAAGCTTCCATATCAAGTACGATTTGATAAGGAAGAGAGCTTAAAAGAAGCTTGGCAGACAGAAAAAAAGTTTCGTACGTGGGACAGTGAAGTCGATGACTTGACTTGGTATGACCTAGATATGTTTGAAGTATTCGAAACGGTCAATCATACGTATTCAAGTGTGGGTTCAGAAGCGCTTTATCAGCGACTGCGTAATTTTGATTTTGGACAAGATCAGCGTCTAGAAAAGTTGATTACTTTCTACCAAGAAAATCCTAAGTTGAGAGAAGAAATCCAATATCAATTTGCACGACTTGGAAAAAAAGACCGGAATTTTGCCAAACAATACTTAGCAGATGGCAAAAGCAAAAGAATTGGTCATATTGGGCTATTTGCCTTTTTAGGCATGTTACCACTCATTGGTTTAGGCTTGTTTTTACTTGGACAAGTGATCGGCATTTATATCGCGATCATTAGTGTGTTATTCAATACGGTTTATTACTTGATAAAAAAGCAAACACTCGAAACAGAACTTAATAGTATGAGCTATCTTGTTTCTACGATTTCTGCGGCGAAAAAAATTGCCACGTTTGCCACACCGTTACAAGCAGAGTTACAAAAAAATGTTCAGCCTTTAAAAGAAATCCCTAAGTTCGGTTTTTCATTTCGAGTGAAAAATGGCTCAGAAGCGGAGTTGTTTTTTGACTACTTCAATATGATGTTCATGTTGCCATTTATTTCGTATCATTTTGTCATTAGTCGATTGGAAAAGAAAACGGAACAAGCGATTCAATTATGGCAATTACTAGGAGAGTTAGAAGTAGCTGCGGCAGTGTTGAATTATCGCACTTACATGCCCTATTCTTGTCAACCAGTCTTTGCAGAAGGCGGGATCATGGCAGAGGATACGTATCATCCTCTGATTGCAGAGGCAGTCGTCAATCCAATCGATTGGCAACAGAACACATTGGTCACTGGCTCGAATGCTTCAGGAAAATCAACGTACGTCAAAAGTATTGCCATCAACTGTATCTTAGCACAAACGATCCAAACTACTTTAGCCGAATCTTTCACGATCCAACCCGGTCATGTCTTGACCTCGATGGCGATCGAAGATAATTTATTTGAAGGCGATAGTTACTTTGTTTCAGAAATCAAATCGATCAAGCGCTTATTACAGCAAGTGGAAACCAAAGAACGTTGCTATTGCTTTGTCGATGAGATCTTGAAAGGGACAAACACCATTGAACGGATCGCGTCTTCGGCAGCTATCGTGAATTGGTTGAGCGACTACCCTTCTTTAGCCTTTGTCGCAACACACGATATCGAACTGACTGAGATCTTGAAAAAAGATTGTGCCAATGTCCATTTTGAAGAGCAAGTAACTCCTGAAAAAGGAATCAGCTTTGACTTTAAATTAAAACAAGGGCCTGCAAAGACAAGAAATGCCATCGCCTTGTTAGATGTGTTGAAGTATCCTACAGCAATCGTGAAAGAGGCTCAAGCAGAAGCTGCCTTTTTTGATCAACATCGTCAATGGCGGGTAGTGGAGTAA
- a CDS encoding ABC transporter ATP-binding protein: MTYALEINELRKIYGTGVEALRGIDLTVEEGDFYALLGPNGAGKSTTIGIITSLVNKTSGKVKVFGYDLDTDLVRAKQQIGLVPQEFNFNPFETVQQIVVNQAGYYGVSRNEALKRSEKYLKQSNLWEKRNVRARMLSGGMKRRLMIARALMHEPKLLILDEPTAGVDIELRREMWEFLRELNNAGTTIILTTHYLEEAEMLCRNIGIIQSGELIENTSMKALLSKLQFETFIFDLAPYDKKPEIIGYTSILEDERTLAVEVERDQGVNGIFEQLSAQGIKVLSMRNKSNRLEELFLKITEETYHMEATKKNV, from the coding sequence ATGACATATGCTCTTGAGATAAATGAGTTAAGAAAAATATATGGGACAGGTGTGGAAGCACTCCGAGGCATCGATCTGACGGTTGAAGAAGGCGATTTTTATGCACTACTGGGACCAAATGGCGCAGGGAAATCAACAACGATCGGGATTATCACTTCATTAGTGAATAAGACATCGGGAAAAGTGAAAGTATTTGGCTATGATCTGGATACAGATTTAGTACGAGCAAAACAACAAATCGGCTTAGTGCCCCAAGAATTCAATTTCAATCCGTTTGAAACGGTGCAACAAATCGTCGTGAATCAGGCGGGTTACTATGGTGTATCCCGTAATGAAGCATTGAAACGTAGTGAAAAATACCTTAAACAATCTAATTTGTGGGAGAAACGCAATGTTCGTGCGCGGATGCTTTCAGGTGGGATGAAACGACGATTGATGATTGCCCGTGCATTGATGCATGAACCCAAATTATTGATTCTAGATGAACCCACAGCGGGTGTCGACATTGAATTAAGACGAGAAATGTGGGAATTTCTACGTGAATTGAATAACGCAGGAACAACGATCATTTTGACGACACATTATTTGGAAGAAGCAGAAATGCTTTGTCGGAATATTGGAATCATCCAATCGGGTGAACTGATTGAGAATACTTCTATGAAAGCCTTGCTTTCCAAATTACAGTTTGAAACGTTTATCTTTGACTTAGCACCTTATGATAAAAAGCCAGAGATCATTGGCTATACAAGTATCTTAGAAGATGAACGCACACTTGCGGTTGAAGTGGAGCGTGATCAAGGAGTGAATGGGATCTTTGAACAGTTAAGTGCGCAAGGGATCAAAGTCTTGTCTATGCGCAATAAATCCAATCGCTTAGAAGAACTTTTCTTGAAAATTACGGAAGAAACTTATCATATGGAGGCAACGAAGAAAAATGTTTAA
- a CDS encoding ThuA domain-containing protein, translating to MIALLGDSYHPHDPLVNYFQGISKYFPQELKMTDLTIEQLTKALHEQPDLFLLSKENRLAPETNDAFWLNETYDQLITEYVASGGSLIAYHSGLSSYPIHSAFSEMLRGRFLHHPKPTEVTYREPNGKSYKIWDEHYFTEVAIGETEVLMHSYSHYGESIAAWRHLYGKGKVFCMTPTHFSEGLQHEGNQKVLFDGISWCLEST from the coding sequence ATGATCGCGTTGTTAGGCGATTCTTACCATCCGCATGATCCGTTAGTCAACTATTTTCAGGGGATCTCTAAGTACTTCCCACAAGAACTAAAGATGACTGATCTGACGATCGAGCAACTAACCAAAGCATTACATGAGCAACCTGATTTATTCCTCCTTTCAAAGGAAAATCGGTTAGCGCCCGAAACAAATGACGCTTTTTGGTTAAATGAAACATATGATCAGTTGATCACCGAGTATGTAGCGAGTGGCGGAAGCCTGATTGCCTATCATTCAGGACTTTCTAGCTACCCGATCCACTCTGCTTTTAGTGAGATGTTGCGGGGGCGCTTCCTTCATCATCCCAAACCTACAGAAGTAACCTATCGAGAACCAAACGGTAAATCTTACAAAATATGGGACGAACACTATTTCACTGAAGTAGCTATAGGAGAAACGGAAGTTCTGATGCACAGCTATTCTCACTATGGTGAATCAATCGCCGCTTGGCGACATCTGTATGGCAAAGGTAAAGTTTTTTGTATGACTCCTACACATTTTTCAGAAGGATTGCAACATGAAGGAAATCAAAAGGTACTTTTCGATGGAATCAGTTGGTGTCTAGAATCAACATGA
- a CDS encoding ABC transporter permease: protein MFNLYFTALKSLAIKETNRYMRIWVQTLVPPVITTSLYFIIFGKMIGGRIGDMGGFSYMEFIVPGLIMMSAITSSYSNVSSSFFSQKFQKNIEEILVAPVPTHVIIWGFVIGGLGRSVLVGALVTMISLFFVPLHVYSWTIVVLTLLMTAILFSLAGLINGIFAQSYDDVSIVPTFVLQPLTYLGGVFYSISMLPPIWQAISKVNPIVYMISSFRYGFLGTTDVPIVISIAILVLFIVVLYSTCWYLINKGRGLRS, encoded by the coding sequence ATGTTTAATCTTTATTTTACTGCATTAAAAAGTTTAGCAATCAAAGAAACCAATCGCTATATGCGTATCTGGGTACAAACGCTAGTACCACCAGTGATCACTACGTCTTTGTATTTTATCATCTTTGGGAAAATGATCGGAGGCCGAATCGGTGATATGGGTGGTTTCTCCTACATGGAATTTATTGTTCCAGGATTGATCATGATGTCCGCCATCACAAGCTCTTATTCAAATGTTTCTTCTTCGTTCTTTTCACAAAAATTCCAAAAGAATATCGAAGAGATTTTAGTTGCCCCTGTCCCAACACATGTCATCATCTGGGGATTTGTGATCGGTGGGTTGGGACGGAGTGTCTTGGTCGGTGCATTAGTCACAATGATTTCTCTATTTTTTGTACCATTACATGTCTATTCATGGACGATCGTTGTATTAACACTATTGATGACCGCTATCTTATTCTCGCTTGCTGGTTTGATCAATGGGATTTTCGCCCAATCTTATGATGATGTGTCCATTGTACCAACGTTTGTGTTACAACCTTTGACTTATCTTGGCGGGGTGTTTTATTCAATTTCGATGTTGCCACCGATTTGGCAAGCCATCTCGAAAGTAAATCCAATTGTTTATATGATCTCAAGTTTCCGTTATGGTTTCTTAGGCACCACAGATGTGCCAATCGTCATTTCGATTGCGATCCTTGTACTGTTCATCGTAGTGCTGTATTCAACGTGTTGGTACTTGATCAATAAAGGTAGAGGGTTAAGAAGCTAA
- a CDS encoding ABC transporter permease has product MEKRNKLTIKSLFMNYSVYLVLIALVLYFSIANANFLNTFNIENFFQQIPPVGILTVAYAMILICGYVDLSIGYVGMASGMLGLYAANQGMPAPVVVLLALLTGAMLGAVNALLIKKFDLPSFILTLGTSYVIKGMLGFFTDEQFIGSENEWFNRLAKTPIGTDMFKSNALIFLIIIIVFAFIMKNTRLGRYTYVVGSNQEAARLSGIDTDKHIIKMFMIEGMLAAIAGLLIVSNLNGGASKDANGLDLFAMAAAIMGGTSFSGGIGTIGGAVAGILTLQVFKNGLTLMGVNSFLQDTVTGLVIILAIIIDYLKRRASRQS; this is encoded by the coding sequence ATGGAAAAACGAAACAAGTTAACGATCAAGTCACTTTTTATGAACTACTCTGTTTATTTAGTGTTAATTGCTTTAGTCCTATATTTTTCAATTGCAAATGCGAATTTTTTAAACACATTCAATATTGAAAATTTCTTCCAACAAATTCCACCGGTAGGCATTTTAACTGTTGCTTATGCGATGATTTTGATTTGCGGCTATGTGGATCTATCAATTGGTTATGTCGGAATGGCATCAGGAATGCTCGGTTTATATGCGGCAAATCAAGGAATGCCTGCGCCAGTCGTTGTGCTTCTAGCATTATTGACAGGGGCAATGTTAGGCGCGGTGAACGCTTTGTTGATCAAGAAATTTGATTTGCCTTCGTTTATTTTAACGTTAGGAACAAGTTATGTCATCAAAGGGATGCTCGGCTTTTTCACGGACGAACAATTTATCGGTTCCGAAAACGAGTGGTTCAATCGGTTAGCGAAAACGCCGATCGGCACGGATATGTTTAAAAGCAATGCCTTGATTTTTTTAATTATCATTATTGTATTTGCTTTTATAATGAAAAATACGCGTCTAGGAAGATATACCTATGTGGTAGGGTCAAATCAAGAAGCAGCCAGATTATCCGGTATCGATACGGATAAACATATCATCAAGATGTTTATGATTGAAGGAATGTTAGCAGCCATTGCTGGTTTGTTAATTGTTTCAAATTTAAATGGTGGCGCTTCCAAAGATGCGAATGGCTTAGACTTGTTCGCAATGGCGGCAGCTATCATGGGTGGTACATCATTTAGCGGTGGCATCGGCACGATTGGTGGAGCGGTAGCAGGTATCTTAACCTTACAAGTATTTAAAAATGGCTTGACATTGATGGGGGTAAATTCATTTTTACAAGATACAGTGACCGGTCTAGTCATTATTTTAGCAATCATCATTGATTATTTGAAACGTCGAGCAAGTCGTCAGTCATAA
- a CDS encoding glycoside hydrolase family 43 protein: MKIKNPVLTGFHADPSIVRVGETYYIANSTFEWFPGVQLYESQDLMNWRLVARPLASVEMLDMKGNEDSGGIWAPDLSYADGKFWLVYTDVKVVNGAFKDCTNYLTTAEEITGPWSQPIRLNGVGFDASLFHDDDGRKYLVQMEWDHREYHHPFNGIKCTEYSVEEQRLLPETGKIIWKGTDVKLVEGPHLYKLFGYYYLFCAEGGTVYTHQEVVARSKTLEGAFESQAETFLTAYDSPENPLQKCGHGALVDTPEGEWYFAHLTGRPWHHKNESIHDPRGWCTLGRETAIQKVTWSKELWPEIVGGKQGSMEVEAPKGVAPHPYEKLPERTNFEQSELPPQFQTVRVPFTKDIGILKDGKLTLRGAGSLANTHGNSLVARRWQAFEFEAETALSYSPTTFQQMAGLTNYYNSQHWSMIQVTWHEEKGRVIELTENNQGVFKSYLQEQVIPIPEDVTVVYFKTIVRRETYTYAYSFDGKTWIELAIQLDAKVLSDEYVNQTHGGFFTGAFVGMVNIDYSGYDLPAVFDYFDYREKQSE; the protein is encoded by the coding sequence ATCCGTCTATTGTGCGTGTGGGAGAAACATATTACATTGCCAACTCAACGTTTGAATGGTTTCCAGGCGTTCAGCTCTATGAGTCGCAGGACTTGATGAATTGGCGTTTAGTGGCACGTCCATTGGCTTCTGTCGAGATGTTAGATATGAAGGGCAATGAAGATTCAGGAGGGATTTGGGCGCCCGATCTCTCTTATGCGGATGGGAAATTTTGGTTAGTTTATACCGATGTCAAAGTGGTCAATGGAGCGTTCAAAGATTGTACAAATTATTTGACTACCGCAGAAGAGATCACTGGTCCATGGAGTCAACCGATCCGGTTGAACGGTGTCGGCTTCGATGCTTCTCTTTTCCATGATGACGATGGCCGCAAATACCTAGTTCAAATGGAATGGGATCATCGCGAATACCATCATCCATTTAATGGGATCAAATGCACCGAATATTCAGTAGAAGAGCAACGTCTACTGCCGGAAACAGGTAAGATCATTTGGAAAGGTACTGACGTGAAATTAGTGGAAGGCCCACATCTGTATAAGTTATTTGGTTATTATTATTTGTTTTGTGCAGAAGGTGGTACCGTCTATACGCACCAAGAAGTAGTGGCACGGTCAAAAACTTTAGAAGGAGCTTTTGAAAGCCAAGCAGAGACCTTTTTAACTGCCTATGACTCTCCAGAAAATCCACTGCAAAAATGCGGGCATGGTGCATTAGTCGATACACCAGAAGGCGAATGGTATTTTGCCCATTTGACTGGTCGACCGTGGCATCACAAAAATGAATCCATCCATGATCCTCGTGGCTGGTGTACATTAGGCAGAGAAACAGCGATCCAAAAAGTGACATGGTCTAAAGAATTGTGGCCAGAAATTGTTGGTGGAAAACAAGGGAGCATGGAGGTGGAAGCACCTAAAGGAGTGGCACCTCACCCTTATGAAAAACTGCCAGAAAGGACTAACTTCGAACAAAGCGAACTGCCACCACAATTTCAAACAGTACGTGTCCCTTTTACGAAGGACATCGGCATCTTGAAAGATGGAAAGCTGACATTACGAGGTGCCGGAAGTTTAGCCAATACACATGGAAACTCCCTAGTTGCTAGACGTTGGCAAGCATTTGAGTTTGAAGCAGAAACTGCATTGAGCTATTCGCCAACGACCTTCCAGCAAATGGCAGGGCTGACGAATTATTACAATTCGCAACATTGGTCAATGATCCAAGTGACTTGGCATGAAGAAAAAGGTCGTGTCATTGAACTCACTGAGAATAATCAAGGCGTATTCAAAAGTTATTTGCAGGAACAGGTCATTCCAATTCCAGAGGATGTAACAGTTGTTTATTTCAAAACGATCGTCAGAAGAGAAACTTACACATATGCTTATTCGTTTGACGGAAAAACATGGATCGAATTAGCGATCCAGTTAGACGCAAAAGTACTATCCGATGAATATGTCAACCAAACCCATGGTGGATTTTTTACGGGTGCGTTTGTGGGAATGGTCAACATCGATTACTCAGGATATGATTTGCCAGCTGTTTTTGATTATTTTGATTATCGGGAAAAGCAAAGTGAATAG